One stretch of Acholeplasma laidlawii PG-8A DNA includes these proteins:
- a CDS encoding GMP reductase, whose amino-acid sequence MKVFDYEDIQLIPSKSIVKSRSECDTSVQFGPRRFNLPVVPANMATIIDEKLAIWLASHDYFYIMHRFDEASRIPFMIKMKELNLYTSISVGVKPQEYDFVEELSRLNLVPDYITIDIAHGHSQLVIDMITHIKKHLPTSFLIAGNVATPEAVRELENAGADATKVGVGPGKVCITKIKTGFGTGGWQLAALSRCSKVARKPMIADGGIRTHGDIAKSIRFGASMIMIGFLFAGHEESPGQTIEADGQVLKEYFGSASEYQKGEKTNVEGKRILISYKGKIEDTLKEMTEDLQSSISYAGGKDIEAITKVDYVIVKNSIFNGDWI is encoded by the coding sequence ATGAAAGTTTTTGACTACGAAGATATTCAACTTATTCCTTCTAAAAGTATTGTAAAATCTAGAAGTGAATGTGATACATCTGTTCAATTTGGACCTAGAAGATTTAATCTTCCGGTGGTTCCAGCAAACATGGCAACCATTATTGATGAAAAGTTAGCAATCTGGTTAGCAAGTCATGATTATTTTTATATCATGCATCGATTTGATGAAGCATCACGTATACCTTTTATGATAAAGATGAAAGAACTTAACTTATATACATCAATTTCTGTTGGTGTGAAACCACAAGAATATGATTTTGTTGAAGAACTTTCAAGACTTAATTTAGTTCCTGACTATATTACAATAGATATAGCTCATGGTCATAGTCAACTAGTCATTGACATGATTACTCATATTAAAAAACATTTACCTACATCATTTTTAATTGCGGGTAATGTTGCAACTCCTGAAGCTGTAAGAGAGCTTGAAAATGCAGGCGCAGATGCTACAAAAGTAGGGGTTGGTCCAGGTAAGGTTTGTATCACTAAAATCAAAACCGGTTTTGGTACAGGTGGATGGCAACTCGCAGCACTTTCTCGTTGCAGTAAAGTTGCTAGAAAACCAATGATCGCAGATGGTGGCATTCGTACCCATGGTGACATTGCAAAATCTATTAGATTTGGTGCATCCATGATTATGATTGGCTTTTTATTTGCAGGACATGAAGAATCACCTGGACAAACAATTGAAGCAGATGGTCAAGTACTTAAAGAATATTTTGGTTCCGCATCAGAGTATCAAAAGGGTGAAAAGACCAATGTTGAAGGTAAGCGCATCTTAATTTCTTACAAAGGTAAAATTGAAGATACCTTAAAAGAAATGACAGAAGATTTACAATCATCTATATCCTATGCAGGTGGTAAAGATATTGAGGCAATTACAAAAGTGGACTATGTAATTGTTAAAAACTCTATTTTTAATGGAGATTGGATTTAA
- a CDS encoding acyl-[acyl-carrier-protein] thioesterase yields the protein MYKETRIIQASEIGYNNRVRITDLIDMIQDVEGAHIESLSALAKESREQKFAIVLNFRYVHIKYWPKYKDMLELTTYPYETKQFLGYRNTLIHDLMGNLLVESYCLGSFIHMDSKAPHRLSNEVLRTLGNRKKHEMTYMGRKISLNRKLVFIKSFDQVVLPSHLDYYQHLNNAVYVDFAYNMLPLDFQFSTLVCEYKKDFQLFQKMVLKLYQTEEGFLVQFFDESETLYSIIEFK from the coding sequence ATGTATAAAGAAACAAGAATCATACAAGCATCTGAAATTGGTTACAACAATAGGGTTAGAATCACAGATCTTATTGATATGATTCAAGATGTGGAAGGTGCACATATTGAATCATTAAGTGCACTTGCAAAAGAAAGTAGAGAACAGAAATTTGCAATTGTCTTAAATTTTCGTTATGTACATATTAAATATTGGCCAAAATATAAAGATATGTTAGAACTTACAACATATCCTTATGAAACAAAACAATTTTTAGGATATCGTAATACTTTAATACATGATCTTATGGGTAACTTATTAGTAGAATCGTATTGTTTAGGTTCATTTATACACATGGACAGTAAAGCACCACATAGATTAAGTAATGAAGTATTAAGAACACTTGGTAATAGAAAAAAACATGAGATGACTTATATGGGCAGAAAGATTAGTTTAAATAGAAAATTAGTCTTTATTAAGTCCTTTGATCAAGTAGTATTACCATCTCATCTAGATTACTATCAACATCTAAATAATGCAGTATACGTTGATTTTGCATATAACATGCTTCCTCTAGATTTTCAATTTAGCACTTTAGTTTGTGAGTATAAAAAAGATTTTCAATTATTTCAAAAAATGGTTTTAAAACTATATCAAACTGAAGAAGGGTTCTTAGTACAGTTCTTTGATGAGTCAGAAACACTTTATTCAATAATTGAATTTAAATAA
- the fni gene encoding type 2 isopentenyl-diphosphate Delta-isomerase — protein MSKNRKDDHINIAKSFKKKSNMFDKILLEGTDLPDLSMDDIDLSTEFLGMKVPYPFYINAMTGGSEKAHKINEFLSKIADHFNLPMVTGSQSIMFKDPSSIDSFKVIRNNHKGIIVGNINPNMTLEQAQVAVSTIQANALSIHLNVIQELVMNEGDRDFRLWSNHIESVVKHLNKPVIVKQVGLGLSLKTIQKIKTLGVKYIDVSGSGGTSFIDIESTRSAKDYSYLNDFSIDTAQALINLKNEKDLEIYASGGIRHPLDVIKSLILGAKACGLSKWFLDLTDLEFAAAVKKVEEFIEDLKKIMLILGVSSLKDLKQVTYNIV, from the coding sequence ATGAGTAAAAATAGAAAAGACGATCATATTAATATTGCAAAGTCATTCAAGAAAAAATCAAATATGTTTGATAAGATACTTTTAGAGGGTACAGATTTACCTGATTTATCTATGGACGATATTGATTTATCTACAGAATTTTTAGGTATGAAGGTTCCGTATCCGTTCTATATTAATGCAATGACTGGCGGTAGTGAAAAAGCACATAAGATTAATGAATTTTTATCAAAGATTGCAGATCATTTTAATTTACCGATGGTGACTGGAAGTCAATCGATTATGTTTAAAGATCCATCTTCAATTGATTCATTTAAAGTGATAAGAAATAATCATAAAGGCATTATAGTCGGTAATATAAACCCTAATATGACACTAGAACAAGCACAAGTAGCAGTTTCTACAATCCAAGCTAATGCTTTATCAATTCACTTAAATGTGATTCAAGAACTGGTTATGAATGAAGGTGACAGAGATTTTAGATTGTGGTCTAACCACATTGAATCTGTCGTTAAGCATTTGAATAAACCGGTTATTGTTAAACAAGTTGGACTAGGTTTATCGCTAAAGACAATCCAAAAGATAAAAACACTAGGTGTAAAATATATTGATGTTTCAGGTAGTGGTGGTACATCATTTATTGATATCGAATCCACTAGAAGTGCTAAGGACTATAGTTACTTAAATGATTTTTCAATTGATACTGCTCAAGCCTTAATCAATCTTAAAAATGAAAAAGATTTAGAAATATATGCATCAGGTGGTATACGTCATCCACTAGATGTTATTAAATCGCTCATCTTGGGTGCTAAAGCTTGTGGACTATCTAAATGGTTCTTAGACTTAACGGATTTAGAATTTGCTGCCGCAGTTAAAAAGGTCGAGGAATTCATTGAAGATCTTAAAAAAATCATGTTGATTCTTGGCGTTTCTAGTCTTAAAGATTTAAAACAAGTCACATACAACATAGTGTAA
- a CDS encoding phosphomevalonate kinase: MISLKIPGKLFIIGEYSVIKPGNEAVIVAVDKFIHVRVKEDSDYQFSSEMGHFRWMLSDQLPVFVYDTLTHAKAAVYIAHKYMKYKHITPKSYSIQLFSELTSKDNIKYGLGSSGAVIVAVIKGILNFHGIEISKLDLFKLSVLAQIEISDITSGGELAASIYGGWVFYQRYDLIWILNRKGHISEVMEMTWPLLKIEKLRKGSIKLAVCFSGVSQSTKAYTDKMTNFSGSNWYANFLTKTKIIVNQFKEAFIRSDYYTIKYMIDLYRQKLNELEENAGIIIESEPFKKMIQIASDYGYSAKTSGAGYGDCGIALTKNETDKRTLQDAWIKNGLIALDIKVWDYDE, encoded by the coding sequence ATGATATCACTAAAAATACCTGGAAAACTATTCATTATTGGGGAATATTCAGTTATTAAACCTGGTAATGAAGCAGTGATAGTAGCTGTTGATAAGTTTATACACGTTCGGGTTAAAGAAGATTCTGATTACCAATTTTCATCTGAAATGGGGCATTTTAGATGGATGTTATCAGATCAATTGCCTGTCTTTGTTTATGATACATTAACACATGCAAAAGCCGCTGTTTACATTGCTCATAAATATATGAAATATAAACATATCACACCTAAAAGTTATAGTATTCAACTGTTTTCCGAACTTACAAGCAAGGATAACATTAAATATGGTTTAGGTTCATCAGGTGCCGTTATAGTCGCTGTTATTAAGGGTATTTTAAATTTCCATGGTATTGAAATCTCAAAATTGGACTTATTTAAATTAAGTGTACTAGCTCAAATAGAAATTTCTGATATTACATCTGGTGGAGAATTAGCTGCATCCATTTATGGTGGTTGGGTATTTTACCAAAGATATGATCTTATTTGGATATTAAATAGAAAAGGTCATATTTCAGAAGTCATGGAGATGACTTGGCCACTGCTTAAAATAGAAAAACTACGAAAAGGATCTATCAAGTTGGCTGTCTGCTTTTCAGGTGTATCACAATCTACCAAAGCATACACTGATAAAATGACAAATTTTAGTGGGAGTAATTGGTATGCAAACTTTTTAACAAAAACTAAAATCATTGTCAATCAATTTAAAGAAGCGTTTATAAGGTCAGATTATTATACAATAAAGTACATGATTGATTTATACCGTCAAAAACTGAATGAATTAGAAGAAAATGCAGGTATTATTATTGAATCAGAACCATTTAAAAAGATGATTCAAATTGCTAGTGATTATGGCTATTCAGCTAAAACTAGTGGTGCAGGGTATGGAGACTGTGGTATAGCACTTACAAAAAATGAAACAGATAAAAGAACGCTTCAAGATGCATGGATTAAAAATGGATTAATTGCACTTGACATAAAGGTATGGGATTACGATGAGTAA
- the mvaD gene encoding diphosphomevalonate decarboxylase translates to MTHTAIANVNIALIKYWGKKDIEWNLPLTSSISLTLDAFYTKTTVTYDPTLTADILLIDDEIITGGEYLRVTKYMDKLRKLYSIPFYAKITSYNFVPKKAGLASSSSAFAALAYAATKAYGLNLDSKELSSLARLGSGSASRSIYGGLVLWHEGHDHMSSYAEHLTHMDDLAVIVCLIDETPKKVNSTDAMNRLNEYPDLKELWILSTQDALNDMKEAIIENDFDKMGSIAESHASLMHYIIQETGVSYLTDQSFKVMDLTEKIRNEGIPVYYTMDAGANVKILTKKEYVETIKARYEKLSKVIVSYTGMGVSSL, encoded by the coding sequence ATGACACACACAGCAATAGCAAACGTAAATATAGCACTTATTAAATACTGGGGAAAAAAGGACATAGAATGGAATTTACCACTAACATCCTCTATAAGTCTAACTTTAGATGCCTTTTATACAAAAACCACAGTTACATATGATCCAACACTTACAGCGGATATTTTACTCATAGATGATGAAATCATAACTGGTGGAGAGTATTTAAGAGTCACTAAATATATGGATAAATTAAGAAAGTTATATAGTATTCCTTTTTATGCAAAGATAACCTCTTATAACTTTGTACCTAAAAAAGCAGGATTAGCATCCTCTTCATCAGCATTTGCAGCACTTGCATATGCTGCAACTAAAGCATATGGACTAAATTTAGATTCTAAAGAACTTTCATCACTCGCAAGATTAGGCAGTGGCTCTGCATCACGTTCTATCTATGGTGGTCTAGTTTTATGGCATGAAGGCCATGATCATATGTCTTCTTATGCAGAACATTTAACTCACATGGATGATTTAGCAGTAATTGTATGCTTAATTGATGAAACTCCTAAAAAAGTTAATAGTACCGATGCAATGAACAGATTAAACGAATATCCAGACTTAAAAGAGTTATGGATATTAAGCACACAAGATGCATTAAATGATATGAAAGAAGCCATAATAGAAAATGATTTTGACAAGATGGGGTCTATTGCAGAATCTCACGCAAGTTTAATGCATTATATTATCCAAGAAACTGGTGTTTCTTATCTAACAGATCAATCATTTAAAGTCATGGATTTAACTGAAAAAATACGTAATGAAGGTATACCTGTATACTACACAATGGATGCAGGTGCAAATGTAAAAATTTTAACAAAAAAAGAGTATGTAGAAACCATAAAAGCTAGATATGAAAAATTATCTAAGGTTATAGTAAGTTATACAGGAATGGGGGTAAGTTCCTTATGA
- the mvk gene encoding mevalonate kinase yields MSDKFMIDFGHGVASGKIILMGEHSVVYGKPAIALPFKQAQISSKVFKTNDKITIDSFYHKGYLDDAPDTLYGIKQLIYIVLVYLKQPFHGIHIQIESSLPPQRGLGSSASVSIAIVRSLFDAFKVELSQERLNYFVDVAEQIHHVNPSGLDAITIAFGQAVFYQKDLGKTLIPLKMDAVIVVADTGKKGLTKEAVQEVKQLWTDNPTIVSPIMDRLEELTNEVRTYLETNEIIRLGLAMTEAHQLLRSIKVSDDLLEKLVEVSLLNGALGAKLTGGGKGGCMIALAQNEDQGIRIADALKNAGAVNTWLYDLKEIVL; encoded by the coding sequence GTGAGCGATAAATTTATGATAGATTTTGGACATGGTGTCGCAAGCGGAAAGATCATATTAATGGGTGAACACTCAGTAGTTTATGGAAAACCCGCAATTGCACTACCCTTTAAACAAGCACAAATTAGCTCAAAAGTCTTTAAAACAAATGATAAAATTACAATCGATTCTTTTTATCATAAAGGTTATTTAGATGATGCTCCGGACACACTTTACGGTATAAAACAACTTATATATATTGTCTTAGTATATTTAAAACAACCATTTCATGGTATACATATTCAAATTGAATCCTCATTACCACCACAACGTGGTTTAGGTTCATCCGCATCTGTTTCGATAGCGATTGTTAGATCGCTTTTTGATGCTTTCAAAGTAGAATTAAGCCAAGAACGTCTAAATTATTTTGTCGATGTAGCCGAACAAATACATCACGTTAATCCATCTGGATTAGACGCGATTACGATTGCATTTGGACAAGCTGTATTTTATCAAAAGGATTTAGGTAAGACGTTAATTCCACTAAAAATGGATGCAGTTATAGTAGTTGCTGATACCGGTAAAAAAGGTTTAACTAAAGAAGCAGTACAAGAAGTAAAACAACTATGGACGGATAACCCAACGATTGTATCTCCAATTATGGATAGATTAGAAGAACTTACAAATGAAGTTAGAACATATTTAGAGACTAATGAAATTATTCGACTTGGTCTTGCTATGACTGAGGCTCATCAGTTGCTTAGAAGTATTAAAGTATCAGATGACTTACTTGAAAAATTAGTAGAAGTATCACTATTAAACGGTGCTTTAGGTGCTAAACTTACCGGTGGTGGTAAGGGTGGTTGCATGATTGCACTCGCACAAAATGAAGATCAAGGTATACGTATTGCAGATGCACTAAAGAATGCAGGGGCAGTAAACACTTGGCTTTATGACTTAAAGGAAATCGTATTATGA
- a CDS encoding peptidylprolyl isomerase, which translates to MSEILLSMEIEEFGTLKVELYPNIAPNTVSNFMNYVNKNFYDGLIFHRIIKGFMIQGGANPKAREMPIKGEFASNGFKNDLKHARGVLSMARTMDKNSATSQFFIMHQDSPHLDGQYASFGKVIEGIEIVDKIASVKTDGYDQPLKDVKIKHITVLKNEANLEPVKYV; encoded by the coding sequence ATGTCAGAAATTCTATTATCAATGGAGATTGAAGAATTTGGTACTTTAAAGGTAGAACTCTATCCAAATATCGCACCAAACACAGTCTCTAATTTTATGAACTATGTGAATAAAAACTTCTATGATGGTCTAATTTTCCATCGTATCATCAAAGGTTTTATGATTCAAGGAGGCGCAAATCCTAAAGCTAGAGAAATGCCAATTAAAGGTGAATTTGCATCTAACGGATTTAAAAATGATTTAAAACATGCGAGAGGTGTTTTATCTATGGCAAGAACAATGGATAAAAACTCTGCAACTTCACAATTCTTTATAATGCACCAAGATTCACCACACTTAGATGGTCAATATGCATCATTTGGTAAAGTTATTGAAGGGATTGAAATTGTTGATAAAATCGCTTCAGTTAAAACAGATGGTTATGATCAACCTTTAAAGGATGTCAAGATTAAACATATTACTGTATTAAAAAATGAGGCAAATTTAGAACCTGTAAAATACGTATAA
- a CDS encoding pseudouridine-5'-phosphate glycosidase codes for MNQFIDIHPKVLDALRSGKPVVALESTIIAHGMPYPKNVETALNVEKIVEQNGAIPATIAIIDGRIKVGLNPNELTSLGKLSNVLKVSKRDIPYCVIKKYSGATTVSATILIADMVGIKVFATGGIGGVHKDAAATFDISRDLEEISEKQVAVVSAGAKAILDLDLTLEYLETKGVEVIGYKTSEFPAFFSNASGLNTTFQLDEASQIAQLMYTKWNMGLSGGIVVANPIPQNYAIDKDSLDKAISSAILSAKDNKITGKELTPYLLKMLHSNKDITSLESNIGLIYNNAKIAALIAVEFSKL; via the coding sequence ATGAACCAATTCATTGATATTCATCCAAAAGTGTTAGATGCCCTAAGATCAGGTAAGCCTGTTGTTGCGTTAGAATCTACGATTATTGCACATGGTATGCCTTATCCTAAAAATGTAGAAACGGCACTCAATGTTGAAAAAATAGTTGAACAAAATGGTGCTATACCTGCGACAATTGCGATTATAGATGGTCGTATTAAAGTGGGCTTAAATCCAAATGAACTTACATCGTTAGGAAAACTTTCTAATGTACTCAAAGTATCCAAACGCGATATACCTTATTGTGTTATTAAAAAATACAGTGGTGCTACTACCGTTTCAGCCACCATCCTTATTGCTGATATGGTAGGTATCAAAGTATTTGCAACAGGTGGTATCGGTGGTGTACATAAGGATGCTGCTGCTACATTTGATATTTCAAGAGATCTTGAAGAAATTTCTGAAAAACAGGTCGCAGTTGTCTCAGCTGGGGCTAAAGCCATACTAGACTTAGATCTTACACTAGAATATCTTGAGACCAAGGGTGTTGAAGTAATCGGATATAAAACAAGTGAATTTCCTGCATTCTTTTCAAATGCATCTGGTTTAAATACTACTTTTCAATTAGATGAGGCAAGTCAAATTGCACAACTCATGTATACAAAATGGAATATGGGTTTAAGTGGTGGTATCGTCGTTGCAAATCCAATACCTCAAAATTACGCAATAGATAAAGACAGTTTAGATAAAGCAATTTCAAGTGCTATATTATCAGCTAAAGATAATAAAATTACTGGTAAAGAATTAACACCATACTTGCTTAAAATGCTACATAGTAACAAGGATATAACAAGTCTTGAATCTAATATTGGTCTTATCTACAATAATGCGAAAATTGCAGCATTGATTGCTGTTGAATTTTCTAAACTTTAG